The following are encoded in a window of Megalobrama amblycephala isolate DHTTF-2021 linkage group LG19, ASM1881202v1, whole genome shotgun sequence genomic DNA:
- the parp12a gene encoding protein mono-ADP-ribosyltransferase PARP12 isoform X3 — protein sequence MTSIVSRHIYDFLCKHEGCTDYGNVERNLRQRFTVADQVLSLVLDDHQRFVIIQNERSNPRSSIPAADSLILAKTSLRVCKNDKCAGCEELHLCRYFVCGNCRFGPKCKNSHDLTSKHNLDLLKNNDLHGLASGELFQLLLQNDPSLLPEVCPHYNKGIGEYGSCKYQTKCTNLHLCQHFLQDDCKFGKGCKRLHSFDANALKILNARGLGPENMSKLLGLYKSRLLIASSAFKKSETALPAVRGRTKHKSSSSISEADQNEICLFFIRTGCSFKDKCARFHHHLPYKWQILQKDGTTWGDLLNEEEIEKEYCSPANVLCITQSSSEYQVVDFMSMTCGVSEIRRLSTASSVTKPPHFILTTEWIWYWRNDKGGWTEYGKGEDSKLVASVTSEDLEKHYLADSEKEISFTSQNHQYILKFKEMCQQNVKYKTVRDIRRRPRFVSAQDVKSKIKGSESSDSSASSSVEVPPYWDKGALPSFTYKIIPLQSSSKEYQRVGSMFSRTMPQSIIHSIERVQNPSLWKVFQWQKEQMNLKNGGSGVDQRYLFHGTDESFIEAICEQNFDWRICGSHGTSYGKGSYFARDAIYSDKYAKSRNGKTKKMFVALVLVGDFTKGNSSLCLPPKKPHSQSFYDSCVDKETNPAIFVVFEKFQIYPEYIIEYS from the exons ATGACGTCTATCGTCTCTAGACACATATATGACTTTCTCTGCAAACATGAAGGCTGTACAGACTATGGTAATGTCGAGAGGAATTTACGGCAGCGTTTCACGGTGGCGGATCAGGTTTTGTCTCTGGTGCTCGATGATCACCAGAGGTTTGTTATAATTCAGAATGAACGCTCGAATCCCAGAAGCTCCATACCAGCTGCTGACAGCCTGATCTTAGCCAAAACCTCACTGCGAGtgtgtaaaaatgacaaatgtgCCGGGTGTGAAGAACTACACCTGTGCAGGTACTTTGTATGTGGAAACTGCAGATTTGG GCCAAAATGCAAAAATTCCCATGACTTGACATCAAAACATAATCTTGACCTCCTGAAAAATAATGATCTTCATGGCCTTGCGAGTGGAGAGTTGTTTCAACTTCTGCTTCAAAATGACCCCTCATTACTTCCAGAG GTGTGCCCCCACTACAACAAGGGGATTGGTGAATATGGCAGTTGCAAATATCAAACAAAGTGTACCAACCTGCACCTCTGCCAGCATTTCCTGCAGGATGACTGTAAGTTTGGAAAAGGCTGCAAAAGGCTCCACAGCTTTGATGCAAATGCTCTGAAAATCCTGAATGCCCGAGGACTCGGTCCAGAAAACATGAGCAAACTCCTCGGGCTTTACAAGAGCAGGTTGCTAATTGCTTCTTCCGCTTTCAAGAAAAGTGAGACAG CTCTACCAGCAGTGAGAGGACGCACCAAACACAAATCCAGTAGCTCTATCAGTGAAGCGGATCAAAATGAAATCTGTCTCTTTTTCATACGCACTGGATGTAGCTTCAAAG ACAAGTGTGCCCGTTTTCACCACCATCTACCCTATAAATGGCAGATATTACAGAAGGATGGAACTACATGGGGTGACTTACTGAATGAAGAGGAGATTGAGAAGGAATACTGCAGTCCAGCTAATGTCCTGTG TATTACCCAGAGCAGCTCAGAGTATCAGGTAGTGGACTTTATGTCAATGACTTGTGGAGTGTCAGAAATCCGTCGGCTGTCCACAGCATCTTCTGTTACTAAACCACCCCATTTCATTCTGACCACTGAATGGATCTGGTACTGGAGGAATGATAAGGGAGGTTGGACGGAGTATGGCAAAGGG GAAGATTCCAAACTCGTGGCATCAGTCACCTCAGAAGACCTCGAGAAACATTACCTGGCTGACAGTGAAAAGGAAATCTCATTCACTTCACAGAACCATCAATACATCCTCAAATTTAAAG AGATGTGCCAGCAAAATGTGAAGTACAAAACTGTAAGAGACATTAGAAGGAGACCGCGTTTTGTTTCTGCCCAAGATGTCAAGAGCAAAATCAAGGG AAGCGAGTCTTCAGACAGCTCAGCATCTTCTTCTGTGGAAGTTCCTCCTTACTGGGACAAAGGAGCTCTTCCTAGCTTCACCTACAAG ATTATTCCTCTGCAAAGCTCTTCCAAAGAGTACCAAAGGGTGGGATCAATGTTTAGTAGAACAATGCCCCAAAGCATCATTCACAGCATTGAGAGGGTGCAGAATCCTTCTCTCTGGAAGGTCTTTCAGTG gCAAAAAGAACAAATGAATTTGAAGAATGGAGGGAGTGGTGTGGACCAGCGTTACCTTTTCCATGGTACGGACGAGTCTTTCATAGAGGCCATCTGTGAGCAGAATTTTGACTGGAGGATCTGTGGCAGTCATGGGACAAGTTATGGGAAAg GCAGCTATTTTGCCAGAGATGCCATATACTCTGACAAATATGCAAAATCCAGGAACGGCAAGACCAAGAAGATGTTTGTGGCACTGGTGCTAGTCGGAGACTTCACAAAGGGTAACAGTAGTTTATGCCTTCCTCCAAAGAAACCCCACAGTCAAAGCTTCTACGACAGCTGTGTTGACAAAGAGACTAACCCAgccatttttgttgtgtttgagAAATTCCAGATCTATCCTGAATACATCATCGAATACTCTTAA
- the parp12a gene encoding protein mono-ADP-ribosyltransferase PARP12 isoform X1, with protein MTSIVSRHIYDFLCKHEGCTDYGNVERNLRQRFTVADQVLSLVLDDHQRFVIIQNERSNPRSSIPAADSLILAKTSLRVCKNDKCAGCEELHLCRYFVCGNCRFGPKCKNSHDLTSKHNLDLLKNNDLHGLASGELFQLLLQNDPSLLPEVCPHYNKGIGEYGSCKYQTKCTNLHLCQHFLQDDCKFGKGCKRLHSFDANALKILNARGLGPENMSKLLGLYKSRLLIASSAFKKSETAALPAVRGRTKHKSSSSISEADQNEICLFFIRTGCSFKDKCARFHHHLPYKWQILQKDGTTWGDLLNEEEIEKEYCSPANVLCITQSSSEYQVVDFMSMTCGVSEIRRLSTASSVTKPPHFILTTEWIWYWRNDKGGWTEYGKGEDSKLVASVTSEDLEKHYLADSEKEISFTSQNHQYILKFKEMCQQNVKYKTVRDIRRRPRFVSAQDVKSKIKGSESSDSSASSSVEVPPYWDKGALPSFTYKIIPLQSSSKEYQRVGSMFSRTMPQSIIHSIERVQNPSLWKVFQWQKEQMNLKNGGSGVDQRYLFHGTDESFIEAICEQNFDWRICGSHGTSYGKGSYFARDAIYSDKYAKSRNGKTKKMFVALVLVGDFTKGNSSLCLPPKKPHSQSFYDSCVDKETNPAIFVVFEKFQIYPEYIIEYS; from the exons ATGACGTCTATCGTCTCTAGACACATATATGACTTTCTCTGCAAACATGAAGGCTGTACAGACTATGGTAATGTCGAGAGGAATTTACGGCAGCGTTTCACGGTGGCGGATCAGGTTTTGTCTCTGGTGCTCGATGATCACCAGAGGTTTGTTATAATTCAGAATGAACGCTCGAATCCCAGAAGCTCCATACCAGCTGCTGACAGCCTGATCTTAGCCAAAACCTCACTGCGAGtgtgtaaaaatgacaaatgtgCCGGGTGTGAAGAACTACACCTGTGCAGGTACTTTGTATGTGGAAACTGCAGATTTGG GCCAAAATGCAAAAATTCCCATGACTTGACATCAAAACATAATCTTGACCTCCTGAAAAATAATGATCTTCATGGCCTTGCGAGTGGAGAGTTGTTTCAACTTCTGCTTCAAAATGACCCCTCATTACTTCCAGAG GTGTGCCCCCACTACAACAAGGGGATTGGTGAATATGGCAGTTGCAAATATCAAACAAAGTGTACCAACCTGCACCTCTGCCAGCATTTCCTGCAGGATGACTGTAAGTTTGGAAAAGGCTGCAAAAGGCTCCACAGCTTTGATGCAAATGCTCTGAAAATCCTGAATGCCCGAGGACTCGGTCCAGAAAACATGAGCAAACTCCTCGGGCTTTACAAGAGCAGGTTGCTAATTGCTTCTTCCGCTTTCAAGAAAAGTGAGACAG CAGCTCTACCAGCAGTGAGAGGACGCACCAAACACAAATCCAGTAGCTCTATCAGTGAAGCGGATCAAAATGAAATCTGTCTCTTTTTCATACGCACTGGATGTAGCTTCAAAG ACAAGTGTGCCCGTTTTCACCACCATCTACCCTATAAATGGCAGATATTACAGAAGGATGGAACTACATGGGGTGACTTACTGAATGAAGAGGAGATTGAGAAGGAATACTGCAGTCCAGCTAATGTCCTGTG TATTACCCAGAGCAGCTCAGAGTATCAGGTAGTGGACTTTATGTCAATGACTTGTGGAGTGTCAGAAATCCGTCGGCTGTCCACAGCATCTTCTGTTACTAAACCACCCCATTTCATTCTGACCACTGAATGGATCTGGTACTGGAGGAATGATAAGGGAGGTTGGACGGAGTATGGCAAAGGG GAAGATTCCAAACTCGTGGCATCAGTCACCTCAGAAGACCTCGAGAAACATTACCTGGCTGACAGTGAAAAGGAAATCTCATTCACTTCACAGAACCATCAATACATCCTCAAATTTAAAG AGATGTGCCAGCAAAATGTGAAGTACAAAACTGTAAGAGACATTAGAAGGAGACCGCGTTTTGTTTCTGCCCAAGATGTCAAGAGCAAAATCAAGGG AAGCGAGTCTTCAGACAGCTCAGCATCTTCTTCTGTGGAAGTTCCTCCTTACTGGGACAAAGGAGCTCTTCCTAGCTTCACCTACAAG ATTATTCCTCTGCAAAGCTCTTCCAAAGAGTACCAAAGGGTGGGATCAATGTTTAGTAGAACAATGCCCCAAAGCATCATTCACAGCATTGAGAGGGTGCAGAATCCTTCTCTCTGGAAGGTCTTTCAGTG gCAAAAAGAACAAATGAATTTGAAGAATGGAGGGAGTGGTGTGGACCAGCGTTACCTTTTCCATGGTACGGACGAGTCTTTCATAGAGGCCATCTGTGAGCAGAATTTTGACTGGAGGATCTGTGGCAGTCATGGGACAAGTTATGGGAAAg GCAGCTATTTTGCCAGAGATGCCATATACTCTGACAAATATGCAAAATCCAGGAACGGCAAGACCAAGAAGATGTTTGTGGCACTGGTGCTAGTCGGAGACTTCACAAAGGGTAACAGTAGTTTATGCCTTCCTCCAAAGAAACCCCACAGTCAAAGCTTCTACGACAGCTGTGTTGACAAAGAGACTAACCCAgccatttttgttgtgtttgagAAATTCCAGATCTATCCTGAATACATCATCGAATACTCTTAA
- the parp12a gene encoding protein mono-ADP-ribosyltransferase PARP12 isoform X2 — translation MTSIVSRHIYDFLCKHEGCTDYGNVERNLRQRFTVADQVLSLVLDDHQRFVIIQNERSNPRSSIPAADSLILAKTSLRVCKNDKCAGCEELHLCRYFVCGNCRFGPKCKNSHDLTSKHNLDLLKNNDLHGLASGELFQLLLQNDPSLLPEVCPHYNKGIGEYGSCKYQTKCTNLHLCQHFLQDDCKFGKGCKRLHSFDANALKILNARGLGPENMSKLLGLYKSRLLIASSAFKKSETAALPAVRGRTKHKSSSSISEADQNEICLFFIRTGCSFKDKCARFHHHLPYKWQILQKDGTTWGDLLNEEEIEKEYCSPANVLCITQSSSEYQVVDFMSMTCGVSEIRRLSTASSVTKPPHFILTTEWIWYWRNDKGGWTEYGKGEDSKLVASVTSEDLEKHYLADSEKEISFTSQNHQYILKFKEMCQQNVKYKTVRDIRRRPRFVSAQDVKSKIKGESSDSSASSSVEVPPYWDKGALPSFTYKIIPLQSSSKEYQRVGSMFSRTMPQSIIHSIERVQNPSLWKVFQWQKEQMNLKNGGSGVDQRYLFHGTDESFIEAICEQNFDWRICGSHGTSYGKGSYFARDAIYSDKYAKSRNGKTKKMFVALVLVGDFTKGNSSLCLPPKKPHSQSFYDSCVDKETNPAIFVVFEKFQIYPEYIIEYS, via the exons ATGACGTCTATCGTCTCTAGACACATATATGACTTTCTCTGCAAACATGAAGGCTGTACAGACTATGGTAATGTCGAGAGGAATTTACGGCAGCGTTTCACGGTGGCGGATCAGGTTTTGTCTCTGGTGCTCGATGATCACCAGAGGTTTGTTATAATTCAGAATGAACGCTCGAATCCCAGAAGCTCCATACCAGCTGCTGACAGCCTGATCTTAGCCAAAACCTCACTGCGAGtgtgtaaaaatgacaaatgtgCCGGGTGTGAAGAACTACACCTGTGCAGGTACTTTGTATGTGGAAACTGCAGATTTGG GCCAAAATGCAAAAATTCCCATGACTTGACATCAAAACATAATCTTGACCTCCTGAAAAATAATGATCTTCATGGCCTTGCGAGTGGAGAGTTGTTTCAACTTCTGCTTCAAAATGACCCCTCATTACTTCCAGAG GTGTGCCCCCACTACAACAAGGGGATTGGTGAATATGGCAGTTGCAAATATCAAACAAAGTGTACCAACCTGCACCTCTGCCAGCATTTCCTGCAGGATGACTGTAAGTTTGGAAAAGGCTGCAAAAGGCTCCACAGCTTTGATGCAAATGCTCTGAAAATCCTGAATGCCCGAGGACTCGGTCCAGAAAACATGAGCAAACTCCTCGGGCTTTACAAGAGCAGGTTGCTAATTGCTTCTTCCGCTTTCAAGAAAAGTGAGACAG CAGCTCTACCAGCAGTGAGAGGACGCACCAAACACAAATCCAGTAGCTCTATCAGTGAAGCGGATCAAAATGAAATCTGTCTCTTTTTCATACGCACTGGATGTAGCTTCAAAG ACAAGTGTGCCCGTTTTCACCACCATCTACCCTATAAATGGCAGATATTACAGAAGGATGGAACTACATGGGGTGACTTACTGAATGAAGAGGAGATTGAGAAGGAATACTGCAGTCCAGCTAATGTCCTGTG TATTACCCAGAGCAGCTCAGAGTATCAGGTAGTGGACTTTATGTCAATGACTTGTGGAGTGTCAGAAATCCGTCGGCTGTCCACAGCATCTTCTGTTACTAAACCACCCCATTTCATTCTGACCACTGAATGGATCTGGTACTGGAGGAATGATAAGGGAGGTTGGACGGAGTATGGCAAAGGG GAAGATTCCAAACTCGTGGCATCAGTCACCTCAGAAGACCTCGAGAAACATTACCTGGCTGACAGTGAAAAGGAAATCTCATTCACTTCACAGAACCATCAATACATCCTCAAATTTAAAG AGATGTGCCAGCAAAATGTGAAGTACAAAACTGTAAGAGACATTAGAAGGAGACCGCGTTTTGTTTCTGCCCAAGATGTCAAGAGCAAAATCAAGGG CGAGTCTTCAGACAGCTCAGCATCTTCTTCTGTGGAAGTTCCTCCTTACTGGGACAAAGGAGCTCTTCCTAGCTTCACCTACAAG ATTATTCCTCTGCAAAGCTCTTCCAAAGAGTACCAAAGGGTGGGATCAATGTTTAGTAGAACAATGCCCCAAAGCATCATTCACAGCATTGAGAGGGTGCAGAATCCTTCTCTCTGGAAGGTCTTTCAGTG gCAAAAAGAACAAATGAATTTGAAGAATGGAGGGAGTGGTGTGGACCAGCGTTACCTTTTCCATGGTACGGACGAGTCTTTCATAGAGGCCATCTGTGAGCAGAATTTTGACTGGAGGATCTGTGGCAGTCATGGGACAAGTTATGGGAAAg GCAGCTATTTTGCCAGAGATGCCATATACTCTGACAAATATGCAAAATCCAGGAACGGCAAGACCAAGAAGATGTTTGTGGCACTGGTGCTAGTCGGAGACTTCACAAAGGGTAACAGTAGTTTATGCCTTCCTCCAAAGAAACCCCACAGTCAAAGCTTCTACGACAGCTGTGTTGACAAAGAGACTAACCCAgccatttttgttgtgtttgagAAATTCCAGATCTATCCTGAATACATCATCGAATACTCTTAA